The Gemmatimonadota bacterium genome includes a window with the following:
- a CDS encoding transcriptional repressor, translating into MLREALESNGQRFTDQRAAVYRFLLGTTCHPTADDVFTAVRCDIPDISLATVYKSLETLVGCGLAIKLTYGDGSARYDGRTDPHPHARCLQCGAVLDVPGRLDAAVLGRLGPVPGFAVEGYRLELLGHCESCRGAD; encoded by the coding sequence ATGCTGCGGGAAGCCCTGGAGTCGAACGGCCAGCGGTTCACCGACCAGCGGGCGGCTGTCTACCGCTTCCTGCTGGGCACGACCTGCCACCCCACGGCGGACGACGTCTTTACCGCCGTCCGCTGCGATATTCCCGACATCTCGCTGGCCACGGTCTACAAGTCCCTGGAAACGTTGGTTGGCTGCGGACTGGCCATCAAGCTGACCTACGGCGACGGCTCAGCCCGCTACGACGGGCGCACCGACCCTCACCCGCACGCGCGCTGCCTGCAGTGCGGCGCAGTACTGGATGTGCCCGGCCGGCTGGACGCCGCCGTCCTGGGCCGCCTCGGCCCGGTTCCCGGCTTTGCCGTCGAGGGGTATCGTCTCGAGCTGCTCGGGCATTGTGAGAGCTGCCGCGGCGCAGACTGA
- a CDS encoding response regulator transcription factor, with protein MTREKPPTEESLSAHAPVLALVADLIFASRIRGAAAAASTEACVSSRAEEVLAWARAAAPRLVLVDLNAAAADPPALIARLKESGAAELRVVAFASHTDKSAIEAARRAGADRVLARSAFLQALPKLLAEARGHGEARPGEE; from the coding sequence TTGACACGCGAAAAGCCGCCGACGGAGGAGAGCCTGTCCGCCCACGCCCCTGTCCTGGCACTGGTGGCCGACCTGATCTTCGCCTCTCGAATCCGTGGCGCCGCAGCGGCGGCCAGTACGGAAGCGTGTGTTTCCAGCCGCGCAGAAGAGGTGCTCGCATGGGCGCGCGCGGCTGCTCCCCGCCTGGTGCTGGTGGACCTGAATGCTGCAGCCGCCGACCCGCCCGCGCTGATCGCGCGACTGAAGGAGTCGGGCGCAGCGGAGCTGCGTGTCGTAGCCTTCGCCTCCCATACGGACAAGAGCGCCATCGAGGCCGCTCGCCGCGCCGGCGCGGACCGCGTGCTGGCCCGCTCCGCCTTCCTCCAGGCACTGCCCAAGCTGCTGGCCGAGGCCCGCGGCCATGGCGAAGCCCGGCCAGGCGAGGAATGA
- a CDS encoding TraR/DksA C4-type zinc finger protein, whose amino-acid sequence MARKLTKKQIDHLQQRLLRERERALRSLGQFDSLAKMSAEQADSDLYSYSDHIADLGTDAMEREKMLLFASKEGRYLYRLEEALRRMYRDPATFGVCHSCGKPIDFERLDALPHARYCIDCKLKEEADAA is encoded by the coding sequence ATGGCCAGGAAGCTGACCAAGAAACAGATCGATCATCTCCAGCAGCGCTTGCTGCGCGAGCGGGAGCGAGCGCTCCGCTCGCTGGGGCAGTTCGACAGTCTGGCCAAGATGTCGGCGGAGCAGGCCGACTCCGACCTGTATTCTTATTCGGACCATATTGCCGACCTGGGCACCGACGCCATGGAGCGGGAAAAGATGCTGCTCTTTGCCAGTAAAGAGGGGCGCTATCTTTACCGCCTGGAAGAAGCGTTGCGGCGCATGTACCGCGACCCGGCGACCTTCGGCGTGTGCCATAGCTGCGGCAAGCCCATCGATTTCGAGCGGCTGGATGCGCTGCCCCATGCGCGCTACTGCATCGACTGCAAGCTGAAGGAAGAAGCGGACGCGGCGTAG